ATCTTTTACCAAAAGAAAAGTAAGCATATGCTACTATCCATTTGCACATATGACTCGAatgaatttggaaaaattttgtatattataatttgatgcgaacctcaatcgacacacgttgagacccaacaaccaaaaTTGGAATgtttgcccaagaaagctaaaattcagatttttggtaggaaactccgacccaacgtttatgaATGAAACgcgaaccgaaagtataaagtaacaaccccgacccaatgattatagattaatcatgaaccgaaggtataaaatttgaacgccacaaggaagaatccttgataagttcgcaagttctctaaagaaccaattcccacacaaacataggggacaaggacattaaatacataacaattcccacacaaacatgggagacaaggacattaaatacatagcaattcccacacacatatgggagacaaggacattaaatataccaacttactagacacatttaataactctcacaacttactaaaatcccatgcaagctaagttgtcttacaaattacaaaataaatgtaaagacaaaaggtcaaaagtcaaatctcctaattgactagaacaccattaataaggagattacagccactaaacaagattagcttcatccaaaacatggattaaatttattaagccttcatccttgtttgggccaagcttggagtgtcccgtttttgaataagcccaaatatcttgaattagcccatgaagtgcttctttgatctttttggatctcgctctagtgatgggcccaataggaacatgcaatggatcttttgatggtgtttgttgattctcatcattccccctctcttcaaaaggattcgacctcgaatcgttacctacatcaaaaagagaaagatcagaaacattaaatgtagcactaatgttatactcacctggaagatccaacttgtatgcattatcattgattctctcaaggacttgaaatggaccatcccctcgaggatgtagcttggaccgcctacgggctggaaatctttcctttctcatatgcaccgaaacccaatcacccggttcaaagatgacttgtctacgacccttgttggctttcattgcatattgctcatttttcttctcgATGTGTTGTCgtacactttcatggagtttcttcaccatctcagccttcctttgaccatccaaactagaTCTTTCATTAACTGGCAAAGGTAGCAAATCCAAAAGAGTTAGTggattaaatccataaacaatctcaaatggtgaaaattcagtagtagaatgaacactccgattgtatgcaaattcaatgaatggcaaacaatcctcccaatttttcaaattcttttgaattatagtacgcaacaaagtagataaagttctatttactacctcggtttgtccatctgtttgggggtgacaagtagtCGAAAACAATAACTTAGttcccaactttccccacaagactttccaaaaatagctaaggaacttaacatcacgatcagatacaatactcctaggaacaccatggagtcgtactatttCTCTAAAGAATAAATCAGCAATGTGAGTTGCATCATTggttttatgacaagatatgaaatgtgccattttagaaaacctatcaacaaccacaaatattgaatccctacctttccttgacctaggcaagcccaaaacaaagtccatagaaatatctacccaaggcgcactaggtacgggcaaaggagtgtataacccatgtggcaacactctagatttggcctgtctacatgtaacgcatctagcacaaactctctccacatcgcgtttcatctttggccaaaaaaaatgttcatgcaacacatctaaagttttccttactccaaaatgacccatcaaaccacctccatgtgcttcacgcacaagaaactcacgcatagaactattaggtacacaaagtctattctctctaaacaaatacccatctagtctataaaacttaccaaacgctgccttctcgcatgcttcatacacactagcaaagtcttcatcattagcatacaattctttaacatattcaaatcccaataactttgcatttaaagtagatacaagggcataccttcttgataatgcatcagccacgatattgtccttaccttgtttgtatttgattacataaggaaaggtctcaatgaattccatccacttggcatgccttctattcaacttaccttgtcctttcaagtgcttcaaggactcatggtcagtatgtatgacaaattctttctgccaaaggtaatgttgccaagtctccaatgctctcaccaatgcataaagctctTTGTCATAGGTCGGGTAGTTCAAAActgccccatttagcttttcactaaaataagcTATTGGCTGCTTCTCTTGCATCAAGAcagctccaatacctattcctgaggcatcacactcaatctcaaaagtcttagaaaaatcaggtaatgctaataaaggagcaccacataacctttctttaatttcagaaaatgcacgatcttgctcactaccccatttaaaacccacggatttcttaacaatttcagtgagtggtgcggccaatgtactaaaatctttgacaaatcgccgataaaaactagccaaaccatgaaaacttcttacctccgtaattgacttaggtgtgggccattccttgatagctttcaccttttctgcatccactgctattcctttcgcgctaacaacatagccaagaaacacaactttgtctaggcaaaaggaacatttctttaaattggcatatagtttttcttttctcaaaacatcaagcacacaatgcaaatgatcaatatgctcatccAAGCTCTTactatataccaaaatatcatcaaaatataccacaacaaatctgcttataaacgcacgcaatgcatgattcattaacctcatgaatgtacttggtgcattggttagaccaaaaggcattaccaaccactcatacaatccatatttagttttaaaggcagttttccattcatcaccctctttcatcctaatttgatgatacccacttttcaaatcaatttttgtgaaaatacatgacccatgcaattcatccaacatgtcatctagcctaggaatgggatgtctatactttaccgtaatgttgttgatagccctgcaatcaacacacattctccaagttccatccttcttaggcacaagtagcaccggtacagcgcacggactcatgctttctcttacgtgtcctttggccatcaactcctcaacttgcctttgaagttcctttgtctcctccGGATTACTCCTATAGGTTGGTCGGTTAGGAATTGCCGCACctggcacaaaatcaatttgatgctctattcctctaagaggtggcaatccactcggcacttcattaggaaacacgtcatcatattcctgcaacaaagagacaacaacactaggcaaagattcgtcaagttcattagtattaaaacatgcctctttgtacaagagtacaaatataggctgatttgtataaaaaagcactcttgacatcactcgccttagcatagaaactcacttgtttttttgtttttctctcattttcttcactcactcttttcttttcactctctttttttctttcactctctctttcatcatctttttttgaactcttggtctcacaatttttctttggctcattctctcttttcaatttcatttgatcttcatacacttgccttggagtcaatggtacaagagtaGTACAAGAGTAACAGCTCTATTGTCTTTCACAAAAGAATGTCTATTCTTGAACCCGTCATGAGTGACCTTCCTGTCGAATTGCCACGGTCTacccaataaaatgtgacccgcgtgcattggaacaacatcacaaagtacttcatccttgtacttcccgattgaaaaagaaactaacacttgcctatttaccttaacttccccacaatcattcaaccactgcaacttatacggtctagggtgtttcaaggtgggtaaattcaatttttcaactaaagtagtgctagccacattagtacaacttcccccatcaatgatcatactacataccttgttgttgacgtggcatctagtatgaaaaatgttctccctttgttgttccatgtcatcttctttgacttgggcacttaaagcacgcctagccacaagtgactcaccctccactggatactccacaccattatcacaagtgtcctcatgtggtggcaattggtcatcatcgctctcgctttcagtttccacctctccatcaacacgtgcgaccatggtcctcttatttggacattgtgaggct
The Malania oleifera isolate guangnan ecotype guangnan chromosome 13, ASM2987363v1, whole genome shotgun sequence DNA segment above includes these coding regions:
- the LOC131146166 gene encoding uncharacterized protein LOC131146166 encodes the protein EEKKVKLAAIEFTDYAIIWWDQLVTNRRRNHERSIETWEEMKALMRRRFVPSHYYRHLYQKLQSLTQGYRSVDDYYKDMEIAMIRASVEEDREATMARFLNGLNRDIANVVELQHYVELEDMVHMAIKVERQLKRKGTRSFQNPGSSTSWKSNWKKDEGAVSKAKAEPPKRRDEVPNVNKGKTEFQTRNHDIKCFRCLGVGHLASQCPNKRTMVARVDGEVETESESDDDQLPPHEDTCDNGVEYPVEGESLVARRALSAQVKEDDMEQQRENIFHTRCHVNNKVCSMIIDGGSCTNVASTTLVEKLNLPTLKHPRPYKLQWLNDCGEVKVNRQVLVSFSIGKYKDEVLCDVVPMHAGHILLGRPWQFDRKEYDDVFPNEVPSGLPPLRGIEHQIDFVPGAAIPNRPTYRSNPEETKELQRQVEELMAKGHVRESMSPCAVPVLLVPKKDGTWRMFVFLGYVVSAKGIAVDAEKVKAIKEWPTPKSITEVRSFHGLASFYRRFVKDFSTLAAPLTEIVKKSVGFKWGSEQDRAFSEIKERLCGAPLLALPDFSKTFEIECDASGIGIGAVLMQEKQPIAYFSEKLNGAVLNYPTYDKELYALVRALETWQHYLWQKEFVIHTDHESLKHLKGQGKLNRRHAKWMEFIETFPYVIKYKQGKDNIVADALSRRLDGYLFRENRLCVPNSSMREFLVREAHGGGLMGHFGVRKTLDVLHEHFFWPKMKRDVERVCARCVTCRQAKSRVLPHGLYTPLPVPSAPWVDISMDFVLGLPRSRKGRDSIFVVVDRFSKMAHFISCHKTNDATHIADLFFREIVRLHGVPRSIVSDRDVKFLSYFWKVLWGKLGTKLLFSTTCHPQTDGQTEVVNRTLSTLLRTIIQKNLKNWEDCLPFIEFAYNRSVHSTTEFSPFEIVYGFNPLTLLDLLPLPVISVHMRKERFPARRRSKLHPRGDGPFQVLERINDNAYKLDLPGEYNISATFNVSDLSLFDVGNDSRSNPFEERGNDENQQTPSKDPLHVPIGPITRARSKKIKEALHGL